One Carassius auratus strain Wakin unplaced genomic scaffold, ASM336829v1 scaf_tig00216896, whole genome shotgun sequence genomic window carries:
- the LOC113099284 gene encoding sterile alpha motif domain-containing protein 3-like, with protein sequence MTTSVRLRIILGENNSQRVILQDGLPTSVADLSKEIAKQCSLQGNFRLQFMDPDFDNDFMNLMSTSEIQDKSTLKVVLLVTSSDRDGLPIPHVETSQNESACSSLAPSLLSCDTLVLSSPSTSANSESSASLAPVLSSSVKSSAWPAEFTVPRFTYDAELKLEQGNAAFKTQGTFLSPDPKLKMSILDGLAEEIVKYKLYPSDGEYGQVAEALIKKHPCLKERGSVTGYSGWKASLKYKLGNYRTKLRNIGCTEVTVNSIKHKPDGISSPAYRVKKPRKAEVNYCPSHPQGETDETLEAVRQTLLNEVKKKNNEKNVRMLMDKSFSIRRHEVIQEPLIADFKTRWPALFRTEEVCAEFERISTVPLVSTFFAKMDAYIAKLMKIFANRGGVAGRRIKTLLLPTTQTDAIEVKRECITKSLCVYLNEDPSSLILEFMDTDGASAQEAIQKAVMGIYVIRYEGTSIEDSPADVGVVLEGEKVLQDLCSVPYATAMLLGLIYGLNLNYLPELRYTFEAFQKLFLELDTNKLTNKVQALKTKLFSDVFE encoded by the exons ATGACAACTTCAGTTCGGTTAAGAATTATTCTTGGAGAGAACAACTCCCAGAGGGTGATTCTTCAAGATGGACTGCCTACTTCTGTTGCTGATTTATCAAAGGAAATTGCAAAGCAGTGCAGTCTCCAAGGAAATTTTAGATTGCAATTCATGGACCCAGACTTTGACAATGACTTCATGAATCTCATGTCCACATCAGAAATCCAAGACAAAAGTACCCTGAAAGTGGTATTGCTGGTAACATCAAGTGACCGTGATGGCTTACCCATACCACATGTGGAAACATCTCAAAATGAAAGTGCATGCTCTTCACTAGCTCCGTCACTCTTGTCCTGTGACACCCTTGTATTGTCTAGTCCATCTACTTCAGCAAACTCTGAATCTTCTGCAAGTTTGGCTCCTGTGTTGTCATCTAGTGTAAAGTCATCTGCATGGCCAGCTGAATTCACTGTGCCCCGTTTCACATATGATGCTGAGCTCAAACTGGAACAAGGAAATGCAGCCTTTAAAACACAGGGCACTTTTCTCAGTCCTGACCCAAAGCTGAAAATGTCCATTTTAGATGGACTTGCAGAAGAAATTGTGAAATACAAACTTTACCCCTCAGATGGAGAATATGGTCAGGTGGCTGAAGCGCTCATTAAAAAGCACCCTTGCTTAAAAGAGAGAGGTTCTGTAACTGGATACAGTGGATGGAAAGCcagtttaaaatataaacttgGCAATTACAGAACAAAATTGAGGAATATCGGCTGCACAGAAGTCACGGTTAATTCAATCAAGCATAAGCCCGATGGAATATCCAGTCCTGCATATCGTGTAAAAAAACCACGCAAGGCTGAGGTGAACTACTGCCCTTCCCATCCACAAGGGGAAACGGATGAAACTCTTGAGGCAGTCAGACAGACGCTTCTAAATGAAGTAAAAAAGAAGAACAATGAGAAGAATGTAAGAATGCTGATGGACAAGAGTTTTTCCATCAGAAGGCATGAGGTGATCCAGGAACCACTTATTGCAGACTTCAAAACCAGGTGGCCTGCTCTTTTCCGAACAGAAGAG GTTTGTGCAGAATTTGAGAGAATTTCAACAGTCCCGTTGGTGTCAACATTCTTTGCCAAGATGGATGCATACATTGCAAAGCTTATGAAGATTTTTGCGAACAGAGGTGGCGTCGCTGGGCGAAGAATTAAAACCCTCTTGCTTCCTACTACACAG ACTGATGCCATTGAAGTGAAGAGGGAATGCATAACCAAATCCCTGTGTGTTTACCTAAATGAAGACCCTAGCAGTCTTATTCTGGAGTTTATG GATACAGATGGTGCCAGCGCTCAGGAGGCGATCCAGAAAGCTGTAATGGGGATCTATGTCATAAGATACGAAGGTACCAGCATTGAAGACAGCCCAGCAGATGTTGGAGTGGTGTTAGAAGGTGAAAAAGTTCTCCAGGACCTTTGCAGTGTACCATATGCAACAGCCATGTTGCTGGGACTGATATACGGACTAAACTTAAACTACCTTCCTGAACTCAGGTACACTTTCGAGGCATTCCAGAAGTTATTTCTGGAGCTTGATACCAACAAGTTAACCAATAAAGTGCAAGCACTGAAGACAAAGCTCTTCTCTGATGTGTTTGAGTAA